Genomic DNA from Haloplanus aerogenes:
TCGTGGCGCAACACTTCCTCACCGTGCCCGACCCCGGCCCCGAAGGCGAGGTGCACAGCCACCACTTCGAGGTGGCCGTCCGCCTCGCCGGTCCCGACCTGAACGAGTACGGCTACCTCGTCGACATCGACGCCGTCGACGCCGCGCTGGACGAGTTGGAGGCCCGGTATCGCGACGCCCTGCTCAACGACCTGCCGGAGTTCGAGGGGAAGAATCCGAGCGTCGAGCGGTTCGCCCGCCTGTTCGGCGACCGGTTCGTCGAGCGAATCCCGACCGACGTGCCTACGGAACTGACCGTCCGCATGTGGGAGGACGAGGACGCGTGGGCGAGTCACGAACGGCCGCTGTGATGGCCTACGACGGGCGGTATCTGGAGGCGAAACGCACCGTCGACGACCGCGCCATCGACCGTCGGGTGCGCGACCGGACGCTCGACGAACTCCCCGAGGCGCCGCTGATCGTGGAGGCCGGCGCCGGCACCGGTGCCACCGTCCCCCGACTGCTCGACTGGGGCGTCACTGCCGGCACGTACCGGGGAATCGACCGCGACGACGACGTGATCGAACTCGCACGGGAGCGACGGGCGGACGAGTGCGGCGGGGAGCGGACCGAGGCGGGGTTTCGGGTCGACGATCTGAGCGTCCGGTTCGAGCAAGGTGACGCGCTCGCGGCGACGGTCGACGACCCCGTGGACCTCGTCGTCGCGCAGGCGTTTCTCGACCTCGTGCCTCTCGACGACGCGCTGGACGCCTTCGCGTCGCTGCTCCGACCCGGTGGGCTGGTGTACGCGCCGATCACCTTCGACGGCGAGACGGTGTTCCAGCCCGACCACCCGGTGGACGACGCCGTCGTCGCCGCGTATCACGACGCCATCGACGCCGAACCGGGCCGGGACGCTCGCGCGGGGCGACACCTCCTCGACCGGTGCCGCGAGCGTGACGGCGACCTGCTGGCGGTCGGGGCGTCGGACTGGGTGGTCTACCCGCCCTATCCGGCCGACGAGCGCTACTTCCTCGGGGCGATTCTGGATTTCGTCGCGGACGCGGTGACGGATCGGGTCGACGGCGCGGACGACTGGCTCGACGTCCGCCGTCGCCAACTCGACGCGGGGTGTCTGAGCTACGTCGCCCACGGGTACGACGTGCTCTACCGGCCGTGACCGACCGCGGACGGCACCGATGGCGCACGGTCGGGTGGACGGTCGTCGCCGTCGGCGGCCTCGTGCTCTACCTGCGGACCGTCGGTGTCGACGCCGTCGCGGCCGCGCTCGGACGACTCACACCCACGGACGCCGCGGTCCTCGTCGGTCTCGGGTGGGTTCCGATCCTGCTGTGGGGCGGGTCGCTCCACCTCGTCCTTCGACGGCTCGACGCGCCGACGACGCTCTCGGCGTCGATTGGCCTGTTCGCAGCGTCGAGTTTCCTGAACAACGTCACGCCGTTCGGACAGGCAGGCGGCGATCCGGTGAGCGGGGCGCTCGTCGCACGCGTCGAAGGCGTGCCGTTCGAGCGGGGGTTCGCCGCTATCGTGAGCGTGGGCGCGGCGAACGCCGTCGCCGTCGTCGCTCT
This window encodes:
- a CDS encoding 6-pyruvoyl trahydropterin synthase family protein, producing MYRLSVSRDFVAQHFLTVPDPGPEGEVHSHHFEVAVRLAGPDLNEYGYLVDIDAVDAALDELEARYRDALLNDLPEFEGKNPSVERFARLFGDRFVERIPTDVPTELTVRMWEDEDAWASHERPL
- a CDS encoding class I SAM-dependent methyltransferase, whose translation is MAYDGRYLEAKRTVDDRAIDRRVRDRTLDELPEAPLIVEAGAGTGATVPRLLDWGVTAGTYRGIDRDDDVIELARERRADECGGERTEAGFRVDDLSVRFEQGDALAATVDDPVDLVVAQAFLDLVPLDDALDAFASLLRPGGLVYAPITFDGETVFQPDHPVDDAVVAAYHDAIDAEPGRDARAGRHLLDRCRERDGDLLAVGASDWVVYPPYPADERYFLGAILDFVADAVTDRVDGADDWLDVRRRQLDAGCLSYVAHGYDVLYRP